One genomic region from Haloterrigena gelatinilytica encodes:
- a CDS encoding class II aldolase/adducin family protein — translation MILEPQRRAVVDHAPELAALTPGRTGNLSVRDGEAGDAFAITPTGVPYDGFDAADVPVVGVDDGERRDGAMAPSSEVPMHAAIYRREDVGAIVHTHSPWSTTLAVAREPLPPIHYMIVAVGKRVPVAEYAPYGTDELAENIVRAMDEAEATATLIENHGLVVTASDLETALENAHHVESLARLYLQTRAAGLEPRTLSDAQLETVVEQFESYGQ, via the coding sequence ATGATCCTCGAGCCCCAGCGACGGGCGGTGGTCGACCACGCCCCGGAACTCGCCGCGCTGACGCCGGGCCGGACGGGCAACCTGAGTGTTCGCGACGGCGAGGCCGGCGACGCCTTCGCGATCACGCCGACCGGCGTTCCCTACGACGGCTTCGACGCCGCGGACGTCCCGGTCGTCGGCGTCGACGACGGCGAGCGGCGCGACGGCGCGATGGCTCCGAGCAGCGAGGTGCCGATGCACGCCGCGATCTACCGCCGCGAGGACGTCGGCGCGATCGTCCACACCCACTCGCCGTGGTCGACGACGCTGGCGGTCGCCCGCGAGCCGCTGCCGCCGATCCACTACATGATCGTCGCGGTCGGCAAGCGCGTCCCCGTCGCCGAGTACGCGCCCTACGGCACCGACGAGTTGGCCGAGAACATCGTCCGGGCGATGGACGAGGCCGAGGCGACCGCGACGCTCATCGAAAACCACGGCCTCGTCGTCACGGCGTCGGACCTCGAGACCGCGCTCGAGAACGCCCACCACGTCGAGAGCCTGGCTCGGCTGTACCTCCAGACCCGCGCCGCCGGCCTCGAGCCGCGGACGCTTTCGGACGCCCAACTCGAGACGGTCGTCGAGCAGTTCGAGTCCTACGGACAGTAG
- the pyrE gene encoding orotate phosphoribosyltransferase, producing the protein MTNEALIAALRDAEAVKFGEFELSHGGTSEYYVDKYLFETDPDCLEAVAEAFADRLAADDKLGGVALGGVPLAAATSVAAGVPYVIARKQRKEYGTGNLIEGRLEDGEEVVVVEDIVTTGTSLVEAVEALREAGATVERALVVVDREEGGRETVEEAGVEMEALVTASDLLDSQ; encoded by the coding sequence ATGACGAACGAGGCACTCATCGCGGCCCTGCGGGACGCGGAAGCGGTCAAGTTCGGCGAGTTCGAACTCTCCCACGGCGGCACCAGCGAGTACTACGTCGACAAGTACCTCTTCGAGACCGATCCCGACTGTCTCGAGGCCGTCGCGGAGGCGTTCGCCGACCGACTCGCGGCCGACGACAAGCTCGGCGGCGTCGCGCTTGGCGGGGTGCCGCTGGCCGCCGCGACGAGCGTCGCGGCCGGCGTCCCCTACGTCATCGCGCGCAAGCAGCGCAAGGAGTACGGCACCGGGAACCTGATCGAGGGGCGACTCGAGGACGGCGAGGAGGTCGTCGTCGTCGAGGACATCGTGACGACGGGGACGAGCCTCGTCGAGGCCGTCGAGGCGCTTCGAGAGGCGGGCGCGACCGTCGAGCGCGCGCTGGTCGTCGTCGACCGCGAGGAGGGCGGCCGCGAGACCGTCGAGGAGGCCGGCGTGGAAATGGAGGCGTTGGTGACCGCGAGCGACCTGCTCGACTCGCAGTGA
- a CDS encoding alpha/beta hydrolase, translating into MTPTRAPEPHPALKPFLETLDSAETPALHELPVDEARAVLDDLFDDADGPSIDLESVEDRTIDGPAGDLPIRVYRPAGETPRPTILFFHGGGFVVGSVDEHDDTCRKLAAETGYTVASVEYRLAPEHPFPAALEDCYAALEWAGDEIETLGGDRDRIVLAGDSAGGNLATATSLLSRDRGGVEPAHQLLIYPITGDITETDAYEENAEGYFLDRDTMEWFDDCYFEREIDRGNVYARPRLAADLSGLPPATVVTAGFDPLRDDGARYAERLEADGVPVTHYHYDDMIHGFFGMFAEPMNLERAHEAYDDVGRDLQRALE; encoded by the coding sequence ATGACACCTACTCGCGCTCCGGAGCCCCATCCGGCCCTCAAACCGTTCCTCGAGACCCTCGACTCGGCGGAGACGCCGGCGCTGCACGAACTACCGGTCGACGAGGCGCGCGCAGTACTGGATGATCTGTTCGACGACGCCGACGGCCCGTCGATCGACCTCGAGTCGGTCGAGGATCGAACGATCGACGGACCGGCCGGAGACCTCCCGATCCGCGTCTACCGGCCCGCGGGCGAGACGCCGCGACCGACGATCCTCTTCTTCCACGGCGGCGGCTTCGTCGTCGGGAGCGTCGACGAACACGACGACACCTGCCGAAAACTCGCCGCCGAGACCGGCTACACCGTCGCCAGCGTCGAGTATCGATTGGCGCCCGAACACCCGTTCCCCGCCGCGCTCGAGGACTGTTACGCCGCGCTGGAGTGGGCCGGCGACGAGATCGAGACGCTGGGCGGCGATCGGGATCGCATCGTCCTCGCCGGCGACAGCGCCGGCGGCAATCTCGCGACGGCGACGAGCCTGCTCTCGCGCGACCGCGGCGGCGTCGAACCGGCCCACCAGCTCCTGATCTACCCTATCACCGGCGACATCACCGAGACCGACGCCTACGAGGAGAACGCCGAGGGCTACTTCCTCGATCGGGACACCATGGAGTGGTTCGACGACTGCTACTTCGAGCGCGAGATCGATCGGGGGAACGTCTACGCCCGCCCGCGGCTGGCGGCCGACCTCTCGGGCCTCCCGCCGGCGACGGTCGTCACCGCCGGCTTCGACCCGCTGCGCGACGACGGCGCGCGCTACGCCGAGCGCCTCGAGGCCGACGGCGTCCCGGTCACGCACTACCACTACGACGACATGATCCACGGGTTCTTCGGGATGTTCGCCGAGCCGATGAACCTCGAGCGCGCCCACGAGGCCTACGACGACGTCGGTCGCGATCTGCAGCGGGCCCTCGAGTGA
- a CDS encoding alpha/beta fold hydrolase translates to MQTTRSEDGRRVEYERRGDGRPLILLHGGMAPRAYWTPVVPHLEEYTTIVPQRPGFGTCLDDPAETSADEVPEREARYVRALADDVDGVPILFGHSYGALTALEAATDAAVDAVVAYEPAVLPDEFRKRADLADRMEALIEDGRRGEAVKRYVELVLHPDGIDDLDAWLAEWPVWPDCVDLAEEVLRMNRAVERYRLPDSLDVDAPALVLTGTDGPDFLRKSARAVHDALPHSRFAEFDGISHSGPAEAPEPIAAEIESFLGRQ, encoded by the coding sequence ATGCAGACGACGCGATCCGAAGACGGTCGGAGAGTCGAGTACGAACGACGCGGCGACGGTCGACCGTTGATCCTGCTCCACGGCGGGATGGCCCCTCGAGCGTACTGGACGCCCGTCGTCCCCCACCTCGAGGAGTACACGACGATCGTCCCCCAGCGGCCGGGCTTCGGCACGTGCCTCGACGACCCGGCGGAGACGAGCGCGGACGAGGTCCCGGAACGCGAAGCCCGGTACGTCCGGGCGCTCGCCGACGACGTCGACGGCGTTCCGATCCTCTTCGGGCACTCCTACGGCGCGCTCACCGCGCTCGAGGCCGCGACCGACGCGGCGGTCGACGCGGTCGTCGCCTACGAACCGGCGGTGCTCCCCGACGAGTTCCGGAAACGAGCCGATCTCGCCGATCGGATGGAGGCGCTCATCGAAGACGGCCGACGCGGCGAGGCGGTGAAACGCTACGTAGAACTGGTCCTCCATCCCGACGGAATCGACGATCTCGACGCCTGGTTGGCCGAGTGGCCGGTCTGGCCGGACTGCGTCGACCTCGCCGAGGAAGTCCTGCGGATGAACCGTGCCGTCGAGCGGTACCGACTCCCGGATTCGCTCGACGTCGACGCCCCCGCGCTCGTGCTGACCGGCACCGACGGCCCCGACTTCCTCCGGAAGAGCGCCCGCGCCGTCCACGACGCGCTGCCGCACAGTCGCTTCGCGGAGTTCGACGGGATCAGCCACAGCGGCCCCGCCGAAGCACCGGAACCGATCGCGGCGGAAATCGAGTCGTTCCTCGGCAGGCAATAG
- a CDS encoding helix-turn-helix domain-containing protein: MSLVAEFEIRCDALPLVGVAAAVPDATVLLELQYNHGNRPPFIATVTGGSRTATETAFTDAVDVEDWTLIGRAGETRRYQLTPALSFEEQLGDEIDDLAGLEALATVDAVIERIEVEPNGWRQTGWFADRDAFTAFSSFWQRNAGFRLHRLTRDRTPAPPGEGLTDCQHEALRTAYELGHFDVPRRASLEEVAAELDISASAVSERLRRAQTRLIRETVATTWPPLST; this comes from the coding sequence ATGAGCCTCGTCGCCGAATTCGAGATTCGCTGCGATGCGCTCCCGCTCGTCGGGGTCGCGGCGGCGGTGCCCGACGCGACCGTCCTCCTCGAGTTGCAGTACAACCACGGGAATCGGCCGCCGTTTATCGCCACCGTGACCGGAGGGTCTCGAACAGCGACCGAGACCGCGTTTACCGACGCCGTCGACGTCGAGGACTGGACCCTGATCGGACGGGCCGGAGAGACGCGTCGCTATCAGCTCACGCCGGCGTTGAGCTTCGAAGAACAGCTCGGCGACGAGATCGACGACCTCGCGGGGCTCGAGGCCCTCGCCACGGTCGACGCCGTCATCGAACGGATCGAGGTGGAACCGAACGGGTGGCGACAGACGGGATGGTTCGCCGATCGGGACGCCTTCACCGCGTTCTCGTCGTTCTGGCAGCGAAACGCCGGGTTCCGCTTGCACCGTCTCACTCGCGACCGGACGCCCGCGCCGCCGGGCGAGGGGCTCACCGACTGCCAGCACGAGGCGCTCCGGACGGCCTACGAACTGGGTCACTTCGACGTCCCGCGGCGCGCGTCCCTCGAGGAGGTCGCCGCGGAACTGGACATCTCCGCCTCCGCGGTCTCCGAGCGCCTCCGTCGGGCGCAGACGCGACTCATCCGAGAGACGGTCGCGACGACGTGGCCGCCGCTCTCGACGTAA
- the aglM gene encoding UDP-glucose 6-dehydrogenase AglM: protein MDVSIIGSGYVGTTIAACLADLGHDVLNVEIDEDIVATINAGEAPIHESGLEERIAEHAGTNLRATTDYDEIRETDVTFLCLPTPQTDDGALDLAPMRAGAESLGRTLAEKDGDHLVVVKSTVLPGTTEEVVAPILEEESGRRIGDGLEIAMNPEFLRMSTAVEDFLEPDKVVIGASSEGAGATLRELYDPILEREETDLVETDVREAELIKYANNAFLASKVSLVNELGNVAKEYGADAYEVLAAVGLDDRISERFMRSGLGWGGSCFPKDVNALRAGAREQGYDPDLLDAVVSVNDEQPRRLVALLAEHVPLEGARVAVLGLSFKPGTDDVRKSRALDVIEHLRERGAEVVAYDPVAIENVRPDYPEIEYADSADAALEGADGAVVATDWPEFDDLAFDGMANRVLVDGRRIDVDRDALEVYEGLTW, encoded by the coding sequence ATGGACGTCTCTATCATCGGCAGCGGCTACGTCGGCACCACCATCGCCGCCTGCCTCGCCGACCTCGGTCACGACGTGCTGAACGTCGAGATCGACGAGGACATCGTCGCGACGATCAACGCGGGCGAAGCCCCGATCCACGAGTCGGGCCTCGAGGAGCGCATCGCCGAGCACGCGGGAACGAACCTCCGCGCGACGACCGACTACGACGAGATCCGGGAAACCGACGTCACCTTCCTCTGTCTCCCGACGCCCCAGACCGACGACGGCGCGCTCGATCTGGCGCCCATGCGGGCGGGCGCCGAGTCGCTGGGGCGGACGCTCGCCGAGAAGGACGGCGACCACCTCGTGGTCGTCAAGAGCACGGTCCTCCCCGGTACCACGGAGGAGGTCGTCGCCCCGATCCTCGAGGAGGAGTCCGGCCGCCGAATCGGCGACGGGCTCGAGATCGCGATGAACCCCGAGTTCCTGCGGATGAGCACGGCCGTCGAGGACTTCCTCGAGCCCGATAAGGTCGTGATCGGCGCCTCGAGCGAGGGCGCCGGCGCGACGCTGCGAGAGCTCTACGACCCGATTCTCGAGCGCGAGGAGACCGACCTCGTCGAGACCGACGTCCGGGAGGCGGAACTCATCAAGTACGCCAACAACGCCTTCCTCGCGTCGAAGGTCTCGCTGGTCAACGAACTGGGGAACGTCGCCAAGGAGTACGGCGCGGACGCCTACGAGGTGCTCGCGGCGGTCGGGCTCGACGACCGCATCTCCGAGCGGTTCATGCGCTCGGGGCTGGGCTGGGGCGGCTCCTGCTTCCCGAAGGACGTCAACGCCCTGCGGGCCGGCGCCCGCGAGCAGGGGTACGACCCCGACCTGCTCGACGCCGTCGTCTCGGTCAACGACGAGCAACCCCGCCGGCTCGTCGCCCTGCTCGCCGAGCACGTCCCGCTGGAGGGAGCCCGCGTCGCGGTGCTGGGCCTCTCCTTTAAGCCCGGAACCGACGACGTGCGCAAGTCCCGCGCGCTCGACGTGATCGAGCACCTCCGCGAGCGCGGCGCCGAGGTCGTCGCCTACGACCCGGTCGCGATCGAGAACGTCCGGCCGGACTACCCCGAGATCGAGTACGCCGACTCCGCGGACGCGGCCCTCGAGGGGGCCGACGGCGCGGTCGTCGCGACCGACTGGCCCGAGTTCGACGACCTCGCGTTCGACGGGATGGCGAACCGCGTGCTGGTCGACGGCCGCCGGATCGACGTCGACCGGGACGCCCTCGAGGTCTACGAGGGACTCACCTGGTAG
- the aglJ gene encoding S-layer glycoprotein N-glycosyltransferase AglJ: protein MGNDAVRADAMLSSGDGEVIAMSSETREIAPDDVCVLIPTLDEAATIGDVIDGFHEQGYTNVLVADGGSDDDTREIARDCGAHVFVQSGDGKGQAVREAIEYVNVPYVVMLDGDGTYDPADVDAMIEPLSRGYEHVVGNRFANMDDDAMKALNGFGNRMINRSFSVIHGADYEDILSGYRAFTVDSFDRLSIDSDGFTLETELAVECVKHGIDTTVVPISYRARPDESETNLHPIKDGGTIILALYSLAKTNNPLFYFGSFGVGGILFGGAIASYVLWEWVQYQIGHEIMALVSAAAILLGVQLLIFGVLSDMLLSLHREQRRRLEQITRKSRERDDDGR, encoded by the coding sequence ATGGGAAATGACGCGGTTCGCGCGGACGCGATGCTCTCGAGCGGCGACGGCGAGGTCATCGCGATGAGTTCCGAGACGCGGGAGATCGCTCCCGACGACGTTTGCGTCCTTATTCCGACCCTCGACGAGGCGGCGACGATCGGCGACGTCATCGACGGTTTCCACGAACAGGGCTACACGAACGTCCTCGTCGCCGACGGCGGGAGCGACGACGACACTCGGGAGATCGCCCGCGATTGCGGCGCCCACGTTTTCGTCCAGTCCGGCGACGGGAAAGGCCAGGCCGTCCGCGAGGCGATCGAATACGTCAACGTCCCCTACGTGGTGATGTTAGACGGCGACGGAACCTACGACCCCGCCGACGTCGACGCCATGATCGAGCCCCTCTCGCGGGGATACGAGCACGTGGTCGGCAACCGGTTTGCCAACATGGACGACGACGCCATGAAGGCGTTGAACGGCTTCGGCAACCGGATGATCAACCGCTCGTTCAGCGTCATTCACGGCGCCGACTACGAGGACATCCTCTCGGGGTACCGAGCGTTCACCGTCGACTCGTTCGACCGGCTCTCGATCGACTCGGACGGCTTCACCCTCGAGACGGAACTCGCCGTCGAGTGCGTCAAACACGGTATCGACACGACCGTCGTACCGATCAGTTACCGCGCCCGTCCCGACGAGTCGGAAACGAACCTCCACCCGATCAAGGACGGCGGCACGATCATCCTCGCGCTGTACTCGCTGGCCAAGACGAACAACCCGCTGTTTTACTTCGGCAGTTTCGGCGTCGGCGGGATCCTCTTCGGCGGTGCGATCGCGTCGTACGTCCTCTGGGAGTGGGTGCAGTACCAGATCGGCCACGAGATCATGGCGCTGGTCTCCGCGGCCGCGATCTTGCTTGGCGTTCAGTTGCTCATCTTCGGCGTCCTCTCCGATATGCTCCTCTCCTTGCACCGCGAGCAACGGCGCCGCCTCGAGCAGATCACTCGCAAGAGCCGCGAGCGAGACGACGACGGACGATAG
- a CDS encoding DUF5789 family protein: protein MGVRPPSSGDDDEPESVEFGIAAVDARLKDAELSFPATKDDVAAELGHERVPYNVHGNDVALSEMLAEVDTEEFRSRQELLNELHGPFEEYRRNNSNGVFQQVRSMLPF, encoded by the coding sequence ATGGGAGTCCGGCCACCATCGAGCGGAGACGACGACGAACCCGAGAGCGTCGAGTTCGGTATCGCCGCCGTCGACGCTCGTCTCAAGGACGCGGAGCTATCGTTTCCGGCGACCAAGGACGACGTCGCGGCCGAACTCGGCCACGAACGCGTTCCGTACAACGTCCACGGAAACGACGTCGCGCTGAGCGAGATGCTCGCGGAAGTCGACACCGAGGAGTTTCGCTCGCGCCAGGAACTGTTGAACGAACTGCACGGGCCGTTCGAGGAGTATCGGCGGAACAACTCGAACGGCGTCTTCCAGCAGGTTCGCTCGATGCTGCCCTTTTAA
- a CDS encoding ribbon-helix-helix domain-containing protein produces the protein MTEYTTVSIPKDLADRVEETIDGTSFQSTSDLVRFLLRSIVIQHQKEGELTEAEFEEITEQLRGLGYLE, from the coding sequence ATGACCGAATACACCACGGTCTCGATTCCGAAGGATCTGGCCGACCGCGTCGAGGAGACGATCGACGGCACCAGCTTCCAGAGCACGAGCGACCTCGTCCGGTTCCTGCTCCGGAGCATCGTCATCCAGCACCAGAAGGAGGGCGAACTCACCGAAGCCGAGTTCGAGGAGATCACCGAACAGCTTCGCGGCCTCGGCTACCTCGAGTAG
- a CDS encoding VOC family protein gives MLTGLSWLALEAKYLEPARSFYEETLELACTAAREDELVFAAGETDLVVRRPETVPRGGLHTHYAFSIPDDEYDDWWDRLSAEYDLEEARFGPAKSLYLYDPDGNCVELGQQGVKGPGIDGIFEVVLEVEDLERAESFYAALGFETVDGGDERKRIRMNGPMALELWEPHLGIADARGGVHVDLGFESTEPTAELEAVSDRVRRVDRVDDEEVVVRDPDGHFLTFTK, from the coding sequence ATGCTCACCGGGCTGTCCTGGCTCGCACTCGAGGCCAAATACCTCGAGCCGGCGCGGTCGTTCTACGAGGAGACGCTGGAGTTGGCCTGCACCGCGGCGCGCGAGGACGAACTCGTCTTCGCCGCCGGCGAGACGGACCTCGTGGTTCGCCGGCCCGAAACCGTCCCGCGGGGCGGGCTCCACACTCACTACGCGTTCTCGATCCCCGACGACGAGTACGACGACTGGTGGGACCGCCTGAGCGCCGAGTACGACCTCGAGGAGGCCCGGTTCGGCCCCGCGAAGTCGCTGTACCTGTACGACCCCGACGGCAACTGCGTCGAACTCGGTCAGCAGGGCGTGAAGGGCCCCGGAATCGACGGGATCTTCGAGGTCGTCCTCGAAGTCGAGGACCTCGAGCGCGCGGAGTCGTTCTACGCCGCGCTGGGATTCGAGACGGTCGACGGCGGCGACGAACGAAAGCGGATCCGGATGAACGGCCCGATGGCGCTGGAGCTCTGGGAGCCCCACCTCGGCATCGCCGACGCCCGCGGCGGCGTCCACGTCGATCTGGGGTTCGAGAGCACCGAACCGACCGCGGAACTCGAGGCGGTCAGCGATCGCGTCCGGCGCGTCGACCGCGTCGACGACGAGGAGGTCGTCGTCCGGGATCCGGACGGCCATTTCCTGACGTTCACGAAGTGA
- a CDS encoding sensor histidine kinase: protein MDWRFPSWLGAAIVATVFLFSLAVSVYHVRIHETQLLLSIVGQWSLVVLSLTFGCIGYYALANVDAPNGVGIIGRYTVAGYVLAGLSSGGYASHQYLVPEATIEFDVILFQAIFVALVGGIAGVIVGFETARRKRSIADLEAIEDEIRTEKRRFESLFQNAPSAAADIQYADGEPTIDRANAVFEDLVDHTSADAQGKNLFEVVPLRETETEAAVATHVAENEIYRDEVTVDRPDGRGHYKLRVIPYEVGKEGERAFALYTDVTELRRTQQELAESVDQLEASNERLEQFAYAVSHDLQEPLRMVSSYLQLLEDRYRADLDEEAEEFIDFAVDGADRMRAMIENLLEYSRVTTRGDPLEPTDAAAVLDDVLTDLEPRIEETDATITVDELPTVTADGDQLAQVFRNLLSNALKYSGDEPPQVHVGVERTGDEWRFAIADQGIGIDSEQSERIFDVFETAHTSEEGSDSGIGLALCQRIVERHGGKIWVDSEPDEGATFYFTLPRTEARESARTRPPRADSEEPPDSRP from the coding sequence ATGGACTGGCGTTTTCCGAGCTGGCTCGGAGCTGCGATCGTCGCGACGGTTTTTCTCTTCTCGCTGGCCGTCTCCGTCTATCACGTGCGGATTCACGAAACGCAGTTGCTGTTGTCGATAGTCGGGCAGTGGTCGCTGGTCGTGCTCTCGCTCACCTTCGGCTGCATCGGCTACTACGCGCTCGCGAACGTCGACGCGCCGAACGGGGTCGGTATCATCGGTCGCTATACGGTCGCCGGGTACGTGCTCGCGGGGCTGTCGTCCGGGGGATACGCGTCGCATCAGTACCTGGTACCGGAGGCGACGATCGAGTTCGACGTGATCCTGTTCCAGGCGATCTTCGTGGCGCTCGTCGGGGGGATAGCGGGCGTCATCGTCGGCTTCGAAACCGCCCGCCGGAAACGCTCTATCGCCGATCTCGAGGCGATCGAGGACGAGATCCGAACCGAGAAGCGGCGGTTCGAGTCGCTGTTCCAGAACGCGCCGTCCGCGGCCGCGGATATCCAGTACGCGGACGGCGAGCCGACGATCGATCGCGCCAACGCCGTCTTCGAGGACCTCGTCGACCACACGAGCGCGGACGCTCAGGGCAAGAACCTGTTCGAGGTCGTTCCGCTCCGGGAGACGGAGACGGAAGCGGCGGTCGCGACCCACGTTGCGGAAAACGAGATCTACCGGGACGAGGTCACCGTCGACCGCCCCGACGGCCGCGGTCACTACAAGCTCCGCGTGATCCCCTACGAGGTCGGGAAGGAGGGCGAGCGGGCGTTCGCGCTCTACACCGACGTGACGGAACTCAGACGGACCCAACAGGAGCTGGCCGAAAGCGTCGACCAGCTCGAGGCGTCGAACGAGCGCTTAGAGCAGTTCGCCTACGCCGTCTCCCACGACCTGCAGGAACCCCTGCGGATGGTCTCGAGCTACCTCCAGTTGCTCGAGGACCGCTACCGGGCGGACCTCGACGAGGAGGCCGAGGAGTTCATCGACTTCGCGGTCGACGGCGCCGACCGGATGCGGGCGATGATCGAGAACCTCCTCGAGTACTCCCGGGTCACCACCCGCGGGGACCCCCTGGAGCCGACGGACGCCGCGGCGGTTCTCGACGACGTGCTCACGGACCTCGAGCCGCGGATCGAGGAAACTGACGCGACGATCACCGTCGACGAACTCCCGACGGTGACCGCGGACGGCGACCAGCTCGCGCAGGTGTTCCGCAATCTCCTCTCGAACGCGCTCAAGTACAGCGGGGACGAGCCGCCACAGGTGCACGTGGGCGTCGAACGAACCGGCGACGAGTGGCGGTTCGCGATCGCCGATCAGGGAATCGGGATCGATTCCGAGCAGTCCGAGCGGATCTTCGACGTCTTCGAAACCGCCCACACGTCCGAGGAGGGATCGGACTCGGGCATCGGACTGGCGCTGTGCCAGCGGATCGTCGAGCGCCACGGCGGGAAGATCTGGGTCGACTCCGAACCCGACGAGGGCGCGACGTTCTACTTCACGCTGCCGCGCACCGAGGCCCGGGAGTCGGCACGGACTCGCCCGCCTCGAGCCGACAGCGAAGAACCGCCGGACAGTCGACCGTAG
- a CDS encoding YciE/YciF ferroxidase family protein, with protein MSIDSTEDLFVSGLKHAYYTEQQLVDALDELEQTSSSEELKSGFAEHREETKTHVDRIEQVFDQLDADAEAEEDPVVEGMIQAHEEFMDQDPSEQAIDRFNIAAGQKSEHYEIATYGNLIPMADQLGMDDAADLLEETLREEQDELDTLSEKGEQFDYGELEASN; from the coding sequence ATGAGCATCGACTCAACCGAAGACCTCTTCGTATCCGGCCTCAAGCACGCGTATTACACCGAACAGCAACTCGTCGACGCCCTCGACGAACTCGAGCAGACCTCCTCGAGCGAGGAACTCAAGAGCGGGTTCGCCGAGCACCGCGAGGAAACGAAGACGCACGTCGATCGCATCGAGCAGGTGTTCGACCAGCTCGACGCCGACGCCGAAGCCGAGGAAGACCCCGTCGTCGAGGGGATGATCCAGGCCCACGAGGAGTTCATGGATCAGGATCCGAGCGAGCAGGCCATCGACCGATTCAACATCGCCGCCGGCCAGAAGTCCGAACACTACGAGATCGCCACCTACGGCAACCTCATCCCGATGGCCGACCAGCTCGGGATGGACGACGCCGCCGACCTGCTCGAGGAAACCCTCCGCGAGGAGCAAGACGAGCTCGACACCCTCTCCGAGAAGGGCGAGCAGTTCGACTACGGCGAACTCGAAGCGTCGAACTGA
- a CDS encoding DUF5779 family protein, whose protein sequence is MSDFDLDLRTVEEHIDEELEIEGSIVLGVLDGETPAEEWLEAISKGNVLVLNVEGDVNELAAGFARDIRESGGNLVHFRGFLLVTPPGVDVNTDRL, encoded by the coding sequence ATGAGCGATTTCGACCTCGACCTCCGGACCGTCGAGGAACACATCGATGAGGAACTCGAGATCGAGGGCAGTATCGTCCTCGGGGTCCTCGACGGGGAGACGCCCGCCGAGGAGTGGCTCGAGGCGATCTCGAAGGGGAACGTGCTCGTCCTCAACGTCGAGGGCGACGTCAACGAACTGGCCGCCGGCTTCGCTCGCGACATCAGGGAGTCGGGCGGAAACCTCGTTCACTTCCGCGGGTTCCTACTGGTGACGCCGCCGGGCGTCGACGTGAACACGGATCGACTGTAG
- a CDS encoding ferritin-like domain-containing protein, which translates to MTTDEITDLLTEAYNDELETVMNYLSNAIVLDGIHAEEVKESLEEDIQEELDHARMLGERLKQLDESPPGSEQFQAKQHSLQPPEDTTDVQSVIEGVLEAENDAIETYRSLIEAADDANDPVTEDVAVTILTDEEAHRTEFRGFQKEFPMD; encoded by the coding sequence ATGACGACCGACGAGATTACGGACCTCCTGACGGAGGCCTACAACGACGAACTCGAGACCGTGATGAACTACCTCTCGAACGCGATCGTCCTCGATGGCATCCACGCCGAGGAGGTCAAGGAGAGCTTGGAGGAGGACATCCAGGAGGAACTCGATCACGCGCGGATGCTCGGCGAGCGCCTGAAGCAACTCGACGAGTCCCCGCCCGGCTCCGAGCAGTTCCAGGCCAAACAGCACAGCCTCCAGCCGCCCGAGGACACCACCGACGTCCAGTCGGTCATCGAGGGCGTCCTCGAGGCCGAAAACGATGCGATCGAGACCTACCGATCGCTGATCGAGGCCGCCGACGACGCGAACGACCCGGTCACGGAGGACGTGGCGGTGACGATCCTCACCGACGAGGAGGCCCACCGCACGGAGTTCCGCGGGTTCCAGAAGGAGTTTCCGATGGACTGA